Proteins from one Panicum virgatum strain AP13 chromosome 7K, P.virgatum_v5, whole genome shotgun sequence genomic window:
- the LOC120640255 gene encoding chalcone synthase E-like, whose translation MIEKRRVYMSDDLLRHNPCITAYRSRSLNLRQDLADATVPLLGATATRRAIGDWGRPASGITHLVFCTTVSGCIPGADFEVVRLLGLPLSTRRFMLYQVGCHGGGMALRLAKDLAKNNPGARVLVVGSEVITMALRCNNPDHWYENRPI comes from the coding sequence ATGATCGAGAAGCGACGTGTGTACATGTCGGACGACCTGCTGAGGCACAACCCTTGCATCACCGCGTACAGGTCTCGGTCACTCAACCTGCGCCAGGAtctcgccgacgccaccgtgcCCCTGCTCGGCGCGACAGCAACACGGCGCGCCATCGGCGActggggccggccggcgtccGGCATCACGCACCTCGTTTTCTGCACGACGGTGAGCGGGTGCATCCCCGGCGCCGACTTCGAGGTCGTCAGGCTCCTCGGCCTCCCACTCTCCACCAGGCGCTTCATGCTGTACCAGGTCGGCTGCCACGGCGGAGGCATGGCGCTGCGCCTGGCCAAGGACCTCGCCAAGAACAACCCCGGCGCCCGAGTGCTGGTGGTGGGCTCGGAGGTGATCACCATGGCCTTGCGATGTAACAACCCTGATCATTGGtatgagaaccgcccaatttga